The segment GCTCCATAATGATGGGCCTCGCGATGGTAGACGCCATCTCGTGAGTAGTGGTTTTATTTTCAACcaaaaaatacaacataactATGACAAAAGAGATTTAACAAAGACATGGAAAggtctcttcccttttttccccgttgaaggttttttttctatttttggggagATTTTGCTGATCCGGTCCAATGAATTGAATAATAAGTAAAGGGAAGGGATAGTGATGACGTAGAGGTGGTATCATGGTCAGTTTATTTGGATTTTTTGTGCATGAGACAAAAGGgaatcattaaaaataaatatatttttaagttTTACAAATTTACACAAGAAAAAAAGTATGAAGGAAAGAAAGTGAAGAGTTAGGAGAATGGCTGGGAATATTTCTACAGTCAACAATGTAAAAATAGAAgagcgagaaaaaaacaagcgTCACTATTTGAATAACGACGAAGCCGAGGAGACATGAACGGATGAAGAAACCACGGCGTTCCTCCGCCTTCCCTCTTCCTGCAGGTACGTGCGAGAGAAGACTAAAACGGAAGTGGACATGCGCGTGGGCGTCCACTCGGGCACCGTGCTGGGAGGAGTGCTCGGCCAGAAGAGGTGGCAGTTTGACGTTTGGTCCACTGACGTCACCGTGGCCAATAAGATGGAATCCGGGGGGATTCCTGGGTGAGAGAGAACGCCTTATTACACTGCCATCGAATTCTCTCGTGCACTTTATttcaaagaggtgtgtgtgctaCACAGGAGGGTGCACATTTCCCAGACCACCAAGGACAATCTGAGCGGGGAATTTGAGTTGGAGCTGGGCGATGGAGGAGGGCGGTGCGAGTACCTGCTGGAGAAAGGCATCAACACTTACTTAGTCCTGGTGCCCAAACCGGAGGCGAGCGGGCTCAGTGGAAATGTGAGCTACGACTTTCTTTCAAAGAAATGAGGGTTTTATTCATCAAAAGCGTCGTTTATTTTTGATCATTCGTTTTTTAAACTCACTAACCCAGATGTCGCTTGAATCAAAAGTACACAACACTACGTTAAATATAgtattttgttctgtttttataGAGAAATcaaatttttttcatttgtatttttaggCCTCCTAATTTGTATTTTTAGGCAATAGCCTTGGCTGGAGGCATTATGTTTTGGGATTGTCGATCCGGGCCGTGTTTTGCTTCAAATTTGGAATAAACGTGCACCTTTTACTCGATGATGAACTGCTTAGAACTTGATACTCAATAATTAATTATGCTAATCAAGACAATTGCGTTGGGCAGACAAGGATGTAAACTGTAACTTGACTGGTTTGCCAAGGCATTGAACCGGGAAGTGATCATTCTagttattttaattacattaacATATGTTTTCCGTGCTTCTCTGCAACCCAGAAACCAGGAATGTTGTCCAACAGAAATTCAAACCAGTTAATCAACACGACAGCAACCAATGGGAGAGCAGCCTCAGCCCAATCCACTCAGTCTAAACAGGAGGTAAATCATAATAAATGTCTTTATTAAATGTAAACTACAAATTCAGGTCTTTTCATCAGTATATTAATAAAATGAGTGTATTGATACCCATACAGACAAACATGGACATATTTCTCCATTCCATTAAATGCACAgagatgaattgaaaattgagaGCCTTGTTAATCTTACCGACCCAATCTGTCTCTCCACGTTGACACCATCAGAGGAATAAGATGGACGAGGAACAAGTGATCAACAGACGGTTGCAGCAGGAGCTGCTGGAAAGAGAAACCCAGCAAATGTAAGAAAATcagacggggaaaaaaagatctCAAAAGCAGAAAACGATGATATCAAAGTTATAGCTTTGTATGTAGTTCCAAAGGGATAACTTCCCTCCACGTTGCTCGCAGCCTGAAGGATCACAAGATCAACCCTCTGTCGCTGCGTTTTGTGGACGTGAAGTTGGAGGAGCACTACTCCTCGGAGAAGGAGAAGCGAAGCGGAGCTTCCTTCTGCTGCTGCATCATAGTGCTCTTCTTCATTACAGCCATGGAGGTGTTCATCGACCCACTGTGAGTTCACGTGTATTACTTTGTCACAGGTTACAtataataatacacacacacacacacacacacgcgtgttaCATGCTCCTCAGATGTCTGTGAATTTATGGATCGATCGTGTCTTAGAAATGGACTGaaggtgtgtgttattgttccaGGTTGGCTGTGAACTACGTGACTCTCGCAATAGGAGAGGTGTTGCTGCTCATCCTCACAATGTGCTCCCTGGCTGCCATCTTTCCCAGGGTGAGGAAAGATTGGAAACAGAATTCCTACAAATTGAATTTGTccatttctttgtcttttttggcTCAAGAACAACAACGTTAACCACTTCTGATGCCGATGGAAACGGTCGAAAAGGGGCCAGACTAACACAGAGAAACTGTCATgtagcttaaccctcctgttacctttacatttactaacatatttgaccctcggggtcaatttgaccccagcaattaaaacctccagaaaattattagaattaatattgtttcccaagtttaagtgtgaggtactttatgtttgtttgttgactacctaaacagccctttaaatatataaaaaagttgatatttcttatatgtttgacagtgaaaaacagcctggggtcaaattgaccccaaggaacacgactctaaacattgaatggggtcaaattgaccctaaaggtaacaggagggttaaaggcatACACACATTTGTAAAATTTTATATTTGACACGAGAATGATGGACTCTCACGAAGTTTACGTGGACGTGAAGTAAAACATGCCTGTCGGTCGCAGATGTTCTCCAAGAGGATGGTGTCTTTCTCGATGTGGATTGATCGCACGCGGTGGGCCAGAAACACATGGGCCATGGCGGCCATATTTGTTCTTACGATGGCTGTGATCGCCGACATGGTACGAATGTTATAACTCTCATATGTTGtgagcatgcgtgtgtgtatgtgtgtgtgtgtgtgtgtgtgtgtgtgtgtgtgtgtgtgtatgtaacagATGCTTTACTCACACGTTTTATAACACAAAagcaaaatacatttttatatcgCAAAGAAACTATATATATCGTCATTTCACCCAaacctagtgtgtgtgtgtgtgtgtgtgtctccgcttTGTCCTCATCAAACCATCACCGCCTTTCATGTATCTGACTACATGTTCCCGGTGGGGTCCATTAGCTGTCTGTCTCGCTGCCTGCTGGCTCATTTGTTCGGTCCCACAGGGAGCcgcctggtacacacacacaccgccgccTTCGCGGTCTGACAAGAATAGAGGTCGCTGAAGTGAAGTCTCGGCTGCCATGGttgggatttttaaaaaatagtcGTACTTATCCCATCGTAACAGGTTTATTGTGAATAGATAGTTCAAACCGTGTTCACTAAATGCGCCAGCATCAAACACATAGTTTCCTGTCCTAGTTTTTAACACGCGGCTGTGAAACAGGTTTGAAGTGAACATGACTCTTCATGCCCTTCGTCCCCGATACTGCAGCTGAGCTGTGTTCCACCGTCCCTTCGAGTCTTCAACAGCACTTCGGGCCCCGTGCTGGAGTCCCTCGGAGACCGAGGCTGCGCGGAGAATCCAAAGCACTACAGCTTCATGGCTGTGATGTCACTCATCGccaccgccatgttggtgcAGGTCAGCCACCTGATCAAACTGGGCCTCATGGTGCTGGTCGTCACGGCGAATGGAGCTGTCAATATCTACAGCTGGCGGGACATATATGACCTGTATGACTACATACAGTTTgcctcacacaggtgagaaaCAAGTAAAGCAGAATGTGTTTTTTgatgtcattttatttaaaatgcttaaataaacaAGCCAGTAAACAACGATTATGCTATATCTAGTTGGCGTCATTTATAAAGTACAGTTCTAATACATTATCCTGCCTGTTTCTAGAACATCGATAGTGCCGTCCAAGTACCTCATGACCATGATGATCATTGTCATGATGATTGGTTTCTACCTCTTTGCCCGCCATGTGAGTCACTGTCTCCTCTTCACTGGATGACACCGCTGACCCCCTGCATGTCTTCTACAGCCTTTAACCACAGCACAGCTTCCTGTCATAGTGCAAATCAATCATCACACAACGTTTCCTCcctctgtgatgtgtgtgtgtgtgtgtgtgtgtgcagttggaGCTTCAGTCCAGGAAGCTGTTCCTGTGGAAGATGGGTGTTCACGAGCAGAAGGAGAAGGTGTTCGAGATGAGACGCTGCAACGAAGCGCTGGTCACCAACATGCTGCCGGAGCACGTGGCCAAACACTTCCTGGGCTCTAAAAAGAGAGACGAGGTGCATGCGACAGCGTGTGCCTAGTTACAGTATGATCTAGGAATGCGGGTGACagtgaggaaaagaaaagaaatgtgagagagagagagaaatatgaggaatgaggaggaggaggaaggtcacGATACTGGTCAAAGGCCGTCACAATGCAATGTGTTGCATATCAGTGCCATCTTGTGGTGTAATTCAAAATTACACATCaatgctctcctctggttttataatctgtgaagaagaaaaaatatatatacactaccgttcaaaagtttggggtcatccagacaatttcgtgtcttccatgaaaactcacttttatttatcaaatgaattgaaaattgaatagaaaatatagtcaagacattgacaaggttagaaataatgattaatatttgaagtattaattttgttcttcaaacttcaagctcaaaggaaggccagttttatagcttatatcaccagcataactgttttcagctgtgctaacataattgcacaagggttttctaatcagatattagtcttctaaggcgattagcaaacacaatgtaccattagaacactggagtgatagttgatggaaatgggcctctttacacctctggagatatttcattagaaaccagacgtttccacctggaatagtcatttaccacattaacaatgtagagagggtatttttgattaatgttatctttattgaaaaaacagtgattttctttgaaaaataaagacatttctaagtgaccccaaacttttgaatggtagtgtatatatatatatatatatagcaatatTTCATCAAAGCAAACTAACACCATGCCATTTGTCATCTGTAGGACCTGTACAGCCAGTCGTACAATGAAACCGGTGTGATGTTTGCTTCCATCCCCAACTTCTCTGACTTCTACACCGAAGAGAGCATCAACAACGGAGGCCTCGAGTGCCTCAGGATCCTCAATGAGATTATCTCCGACTTTGACAGCGTGAGTCCCGGCTGCGTTAGTACGGCTTGTAGTCGACACGTCGAGAGGCAGCTTCTCAGCTCTTAAAACACCCGACTACTAACTGATGCGCTCGTCTTCCACCAGTTACTAGACAGGGATGAGTTCCGCTTCATCACGAAAATCAAGACGATAGGCAGCACCTACATGGCCGCGTCAGGACTCACCCCAGAGAGCAACACAAACGAGTACAGCAACCGCAAGGTAGGTACACAACTTATGTGTTAGGAATATACCCCGGAGCAGGTATGACAATCGGATGTACTGGACTGGTGAGGATGATCGTAACGGTGAAGGTTGTGCTGTTGCTCCACAGCCGGAGGACCAGTCAGTGATCGAGCGCTGGCAGCACCTCGCTGACCTGGCAGACTTTGCCTTGGCGATGAGAATCAccctaaacaacctcaacaagcAGTCCTTCAACAACTTCATGCTCCGAAtcggttagtgtgtgtgtgtgtgtgtgtgtctgaggacATTTGCaaccgtgtgtatgtgtgtgtgtgttcatgatgaCATGTTAATCTCTTCCAGGTCTAAATAAAGGGGGAGTTTTGGCTGGAGTGATTGGAGCTCGTAAACCTCACTATGATATCTGGGGCAACACAGTCAATGTAGCCAGCCGAATGGAGTCCACCGGAGTGATGGGAAACATCCAGGTAGCTCAGACACAGAATCCCACATATAACATGCTTGAATGTATCCTTTTATCACTCTGTTTACTTATTTCATGCTCATTTTCAACTTCGAATTTCTGCTTTTAATCCATCTCCTTTTAAATGTGATGTCCCTGCTCTGCCCTCAGGTGGTGGAGGACTGCTACGACATCCTGAAGGAGTATGGCTTCCGCTTCATCCGGAGAGGGCCCATATTTGTCAAAGGTAAAGGGGAGCTGCTCACCTTCTTCATGAAAGGAAAAGACCAACCGAGTAGCAATGATGGTCCGGTGACCACCGCGCTTCCACACCAAGTCGATGCGCTTTGAACATTCTCACAAGCTGTTCAGGAAAAGATAAGCCTGGACCATTTTCTCTCATATACACGGGTTACTTACATAGATCATAAGCTCTGTAGCAATGTCAATTATACGGAAGTAGAACAACACAAGAAAATTAGATTATTATAAGCATTACAACTGTGAAACACCATTTCACACAgaaataaatgacatgtaaaCTGATTCTGTATAGTTGTATATAATTCAGAAATACAGTTGCCGGAGCTCCTGCAATGAGAATAACAAGCTTAGAACAGACATATAAAGTactttgtttaatatattttgtttgatttctttttttgctcaGGTTTTGTTAAATATTGTAGCTGAATCACACTGTAATTAtacttttttaataaaacatgtttgcaCTATGTTTTTGAAATTACTTTGCTGTCTTGTTATTATTCTAATGAGGCAAGAATTAGTTAAAAAATCAATAACAGTGATGATTAATTGTATGTTACTAATCATTTATagatataaacatattatatgTGCAGTTTAATTTAGTTGTGTTTGTTTAATAACAATAAGAATGGATCAATGCCAAATGTTAGCATGTTGGTCTGCTAATGTTACTACTATATTGCCATGCTAAAGGTGTGCACCGTTACAAGGCCAAGGCAGGTCAACAGTGTTGGAGCAGTGATCTAATTATAAATACAATGGATGTCCCTGCCAGTTGTTTCTTAATTATTCagttattcttttattattccTTAATTTACACATATCATGACAAAACACTGGTGGTGTATGGTAATGCTGCAGAGTTTGAAGGAAGTGTTCAAAGTGGTATATGATAAGATGATATGAACTATTATCCTCAGGGTGAAATTACACAGCTATAGTGTTTTGTAAAAGTAATGGGTTGAATTTTGAGCCAAAAATCAAACAGCCTCTATTTACATTCGATTTAGACCTATTATTGGAGCTAATTAACTTGGGTCATGATTTATTGATTTAGGATTTCAATGAgtggttgaataaaaaaaaaatgtaaaagctgCACAATTCAATATGGGGTTATTCTCATTTTAAATGTCGTATATATTACGGTCTTCAGTCTCTGGAGACATTCACatgaatttaaatgtgtatgttaCTGTTATCAGTTAATTATAACGCTAACTCGGTTCTCATGCGCCACGCATGGATTATAATTCTACCCGGAAGTTTGGTAGTGTAGGAATTTCCGGTTACGTCAGGGCGTCAGGACACCATTAGAGCTGCAGCTGATTtgagagaaacaacaacaaaaacgggCTAACTGACAGCGCTCTCATAAGTGACAGTCCGCTCTGAGCCAGACAACGAGGCCTCAAATCTGGAAGCGTAACCTTAATTTCCCACCCGGAGCTCCGCCGGCTTCTAACCACGGCCGCTCTCGGTGAGGAAACTCTGgcctccgcttcctcctcctccgactcgGACACCGGCGGAGCGTCGCCGCCCCCGCGGAAGAAGCACCGAGCCTCGGCGGCGGAGGGAGCAGGAGAGCCCGGGGCTTCAGCAGTTTTAACAGGCCTGTCGGGAATTGTTTTGGGACTTGCTGCTCACTCTCCGCACTCTCAAGCCACCTCTGCCATCCACTTTAACCGAAGTGTCGTCAACAACCTCAGCAGCAGCATGCAGGCAAACGGAGCAGGACAGGGACAAGAATCTACAGAGCTCTCCTGCCTCAACAGCGCACAAAACGGGGAGTCATCCTCGGCCGGAGGAAGCCACTCCAACGGACTGCTCTCCAGCACAGACAACGGGAACAGCGTCGGCACCAGCAACGGCTCTTCAACCGGCCCCGTGTCGGGGACTTCGGCTTCCTCTGCGGCCtcgggctcggaggtcggcggctctctgaagaagaaaaaacgactATCGCAGGCGGAGGAAGATGTCATACGATTAATAGGGCAACATCTCCACGGGCTGGGGCTGAAGTAAGTTTATTCAGACTCGGGGGGtgtagggggtgggggggcctaACGTACgaaaacacatataaatacgttAAAGTTAAGAAGTGGAATCCACCTCGCTGGGGTTTCGAGTGAAACACGAATTAGCAGATGGCAAAAGCGCTGTTTGGTGCGCTTAACAGACAAA is part of the Pseudoliparis swirei isolate HS2019 ecotype Mariana Trench chromosome 12, NWPU_hadal_v1, whole genome shotgun sequence genome and harbors:
- the LOC130202530 gene encoding adenylate cyclase type 3-like, which encodes MSVNRVHATDPEPSTEYSEDYCVHIPSDAEHAAGRSRDVTVLQSSCWRCLPRTVRLTFAPESLERIYQNYFRRQRQENLLVLAAFAALFNSFVIIMCAVVYTRDKLAMVVVAAVGLAADIALYALCWRRMLPASPVLRGAVPYVLWLMVTVHVLCYLGLNYERFPQGSDAAGWHAFFSFCSFLTLPLDLMPLLLLSAISCGIHTLVLGVTVAQRFEDDLQGPMLVRQLLANCMLNLCAATVGVMSYYMADRKYRTAFLEARQSLGVKLTLEEQSTEQEELLLSILPKHIADEMLQGMKTQANQNEVKQQQFNTMYMYRHENVSILFADIVGFTQLSSTCSAQELVKLLNELFARFDKLADDHHQLRIKILGDCYYCICGLPDFRDDHAACSIMMGLAMVDAISYVREKTKTEVDMRVGVHSGTVLGGVLGQKRWQFDVWSTDVTVANKMESGGIPGRVHISQTTKDNLSGEFELELGDGGGRCEYLLEKGINTYLVLVPKPEASGLSGNKPGMLSNRNSNQLINTTATNGRAASAQSTQSKQERNKMDEEQVINRRLQQELLERETQQILKDHKINPLSLRFVDVKLEEHYSSEKEKRSGASFCCCIIVLFFITAMEVFIDPLLAVNYVTLAIGEVLLLILTMCSLAAIFPRMFSKRMVSFSMWIDRTRWARNTWAMAAIFVLTMAVIADMLSCVPPSLRVFNSTSGPVLESLGDRGCAENPKHYSFMAVMSLIATAMLVQVSHLIKLGLMVLVVTANGAVNIYSWRDIYDLYDYIQFASHRTSIVPSKYLMTMMIIVMMIGFYLFARHLELQSRKLFLWKMGVHEQKEKVFEMRRCNEALVTNMLPEHVAKHFLGSKKRDEDLYSQSYNETGVMFASIPNFSDFYTEESINNGGLECLRILNEIISDFDSLLDRDEFRFITKIKTIGSTYMAASGLTPESNTNEYSNRKPEDQSVIERWQHLADLADFALAMRITLNNLNKQSFNNFMLRIGLNKGGVLAGVIGARKPHYDIWGNTVNVASRMESTGVMGNIQVVEDCYDILKEYGFRFIRRGPIFVKGKGELLTFFMKGKDQPSSNDGPVTTALPHQVDAL